The following proteins are co-located in the Streptomyces sp. NBC_01198 genome:
- a CDS encoding MDR family MFS transporter: protein MAAISRAVRETTGGLPRQFWWLWTSTLVNRLGGFVVTFLALYLTVQRGYSAAYAGLVAALFGLGGAAGAVLGGVLADRVGRRATLLVAQIGAAVTTAVLGFVTGPVAIAAVATLVGLTGNASRPALSAMIADLVPAADRVRAFSLNYWAINIGFGVSAAAAGFIAAEGYLWLFLGDAFTTVLCALVVYVKAPETKPAEVVHQQVGGPALKAAAGRERTGITLLDVMRDRRFMALAGLTFLFATVMQQATSTLAVDMGQHGLSARQFGLVAAVNGVVIVVLQMPVTRALRSRSSGALLAAGSLVLAWGIGLTVFATSVAVYAVTVVIWTLGEIVHAPASMSVVADLAPAHARGRYQGMFTLAWSAAAFAGPLAGGLTLQYLGRDTVWLGCAGLGTVAAAGYYLLLRPRTALPRPSVVVDVARDLPVG, encoded by the coding sequence GTGGCGGCGATCAGCCGAGCGGTACGTGAAACGACCGGCGGTCTGCCCCGGCAGTTCTGGTGGCTGTGGACGAGCACGCTGGTCAACCGGCTCGGCGGCTTCGTCGTCACCTTCCTCGCGCTCTACCTCACCGTCCAGCGCGGCTACTCCGCCGCCTACGCGGGCCTGGTCGCCGCCCTGTTCGGGCTCGGCGGGGCCGCGGGCGCGGTGCTCGGCGGGGTGCTCGCCGACCGGGTCGGGCGCCGCGCGACGCTGCTGGTCGCGCAGATCGGCGCTGCCGTCACCACCGCGGTGCTCGGCTTCGTCACCGGGCCGGTCGCCATCGCCGCCGTCGCCACGCTGGTCGGGCTGACCGGCAACGCGTCCCGGCCCGCGCTGTCAGCGATGATCGCCGACCTGGTGCCGGCCGCGGACCGGGTCCGCGCCTTCTCCCTCAACTACTGGGCGATCAACATCGGCTTCGGCGTCTCGGCCGCCGCCGCCGGCTTCATCGCCGCCGAGGGCTACCTGTGGCTCTTCCTCGGTGATGCCTTCACCACCGTGCTGTGCGCGCTGGTCGTCTACGTCAAGGCGCCGGAGACCAAGCCGGCCGAGGTGGTGCACCAGCAGGTGGGGGGCCCGGCGCTGAAGGCGGCAGCCGGCCGGGAGCGTACCGGCATCACCCTGCTTGACGTCATGCGCGACCGGCGCTTCATGGCGCTGGCCGGGCTGACCTTCCTGTTCGCCACGGTGATGCAGCAGGCCACCTCCACGCTGGCCGTCGACATGGGGCAGCACGGCCTGAGCGCGCGGCAGTTCGGGCTGGTCGCCGCGGTCAACGGCGTGGTGATCGTCGTGCTCCAGATGCCCGTCACCCGGGCGCTGCGCAGCCGGAGCAGCGGCGCCCTGCTCGCCGCCGGCTCGCTGGTGCTTGCCTGGGGCATCGGGCTCACCGTCTTCGCGACCTCAGTTGCCGTCTACGCGGTGACCGTCGTCATCTGGACGCTGGGCGAGATCGTGCACGCGCCCGCCTCGATGTCGGTCGTCGCCGACCTCGCACCGGCGCACGCGCGCGGGCGCTACCAGGGGATGTTCACCCTCGCCTGGTCCGCCGCCGCCTTCGCCGGGCCGCTGGCCGGCGGCCTGACGCTGCAGTATCTGGGGCGCGACACCGTCTGGCTCGGCTGCGCCGGCCTCGGCACGGTGGCCGCCGCCGGCTACTACCTGCTGCTCCGGCCGCGTACGGCGCTGCCGCGGCCGTCCGTCGTCGTCGACGTCGCGCGCGACCTGCCCGTGGGGTGA
- a CDS encoding YbjN domain-containing protein: MAEHAGPAGAQESDPAAAAGRVVEQVLRESELPCESPRPGTYVTQLPGTRKLSTTCQLIVGRHTLSLNAFVVRRPDENHEAFYRWLLERNLRLYGVAYGIDHLGDVYLSGRLPLAAVTPEEVDRLLGAVVENADGSFNALLELGFASSIRREYAWRVSRGESTRNLDAFTHLISEDD, from the coding sequence ATGGCTGAGCACGCAGGTCCCGCAGGGGCGCAGGAGTCCGACCCCGCGGCCGCGGCCGGCCGTGTCGTCGAGCAGGTGCTGCGCGAGTCGGAGCTGCCCTGCGAGTCGCCGCGCCCCGGCACGTACGTCACCCAACTGCCAGGCACCCGCAAGCTGTCCACCACCTGCCAGCTGATCGTCGGCCGCCACACCCTGTCGCTGAACGCCTTCGTCGTCCGCCGCCCCGACGAGAACCACGAGGCCTTCTACCGCTGGCTGCTGGAGCGCAACCTGCGGCTGTACGGCGTCGCCTACGGCATCGACCACCTGGGCGACGTCTACCTGAGCGGCCGCCTGCCGCTGGCCGCGGTCACCCCGGAGGAGGTCGACCGGCTGCTCGGCGCGGTGGTGGAGAACGCCGACGGGTCGTTCAACGCGCTGCTCGAACTCGGCTTCGCCTCCTCGATCCGCCGGGAGTACGCGTGGCGGGTGTCGCGCGGCGAGTCCACCCGGAATCTGGACGCGTTCACGCATCTGATCAGCGAGGACGACTGA